In the Patescibacteria group bacterium genome, one interval contains:
- the topA gene encoding type I DNA topoisomerase encodes MNLVIVESPTKAKTITKFLGKEYKIESSFGHIRDLPKSVMGIDTENNFEPTYIIPEDKEKNLNNLKRLAKTAENIILATDEDREGEAIAWHLAEALEIPEEKRSRIAFHEITKTAILEALKHPRKIDMEMVNAQQARRILDRLVGYELSPFLWKKVARGLSAGRVQSVAVRLVVEREREIKAFNIDEYWTIDALLENDKKEPIEARLNKINGKTADKLEIKTKEDSEKVLETLAKATYEISNIEKKKAIKNQPKPLTTSTLQQAANRSLGFSAKQTMMLAQKLYELGHITYMRTDSLNLSEKFLTEAQTYLKTNVGEQYALAQPRVFKTKSKGAQEAHEAIRPTDPNNTPESLTLEDKQQRLYRLIWQRTLASQMPEAIFDATTIDVVAKGTPYEFRASGQVMQFDGYLKIWPEKSKELNLPNVSAHEILKLNELKPEQHFTKPPARYSDAGLVKKMEEYGIGRPSTYAPTIATIEARNYVARDENKKLEPTDIAFVVTDMLVNHFHTVIDYRFTAQMEHDLDRISEGKIEWQPVIKDFYNPFHRNLEEKSENLNKDDISPVEESDEICEKCNSKMIVKTGRYGRFLACSNYPTCKNIKGIDKKPGTTASPEMTEKMKEMQDKYKDEKCEKCGEPMAVKTGRFGPFLACTGYPKCKNIKNTGDSNSGTGVTCPKCSTGEIVAKKSARGIFYACNKYPDCKNAYYGKPTGEKCPDCEGLLIEWKEGAVKCSTKGCKFKK; translated from the coding sequence ATGAATTTAGTTATCGTTGAGTCACCTACCAAGGCCAAAACTATTACCAAGTTTTTGGGCAAGGAATACAAAATTGAGTCCTCTTTTGGACATATTCGCGATTTACCTAAAAGCGTGATGGGTATTGATACTGAGAATAATTTTGAACCAACCTATATCATTCCAGAAGATAAGGAGAAAAATTTAAATAACCTAAAAAGACTCGCCAAGACGGCTGAGAACATCATACTAGCAACCGATGAAGACCGAGAGGGAGAAGCGATTGCTTGGCACTTGGCGGAGGCTTTGGAAATTCCCGAAGAAAAACGTAGCCGAATTGCCTTTCATGAAATTACCAAGACGGCGATCTTGGAAGCCTTGAAACATCCACGCAAGATTGATATGGAAATGGTGAATGCCCAACAAGCACGCCGAATTTTGGATCGTTTAGTTGGTTATGAATTATCACCGTTTCTTTGGAAAAAAGTGGCTCGTGGTCTTTCTGCTGGTCGTGTCCAAAGTGTCGCTGTCCGTTTAGTAGTTGAAAGAGAAAGAGAAATTAAAGCTTTCAATATTGATGAATACTGGACAATTGATGCCTTATTAGAAAATGACAAGAAAGAACCGATTGAGGCACGTTTAAATAAAATTAATGGCAAAACCGCTGACAAATTAGAGATCAAGACCAAAGAAGATTCTGAAAAAGTTTTAGAAACTTTAGCTAAGGCAACTTACGAAATTTCCAATATCGAAAAAAAGAAAGCAATTAAAAATCAACCAAAACCTTTAACCACTTCCACCTTGCAACAAGCGGCCAATCGCTCATTAGGATTCTCCGCGAAACAAACCATGATGTTGGCGCAGAAGCTTTACGAATTGGGTCATATCACCTACATGAGAACTGACTCTTTGAATTTGTCGGAAAAGTTTTTAACCGAAGCACAAACATATTTAAAAACCAACGTTGGTGAACAATATGCCCTAGCACAACCAAGGGTATTTAAAACAAAATCAAAGGGTGCGCAAGAAGCGCATGAGGCGATTCGTCCGACTGATCCGAATAATACCCCAGAATCATTAACACTAGAAGATAAACAACAAAGACTATATAGATTAATTTGGCAAAGAACTTTGGCGAGTCAAATGCCAGAAGCCATTTTTGATGCAACAACTATTGACGTCGTAGCCAAGGGCACGCCTTATGAATTCCGTGCCAGCGGACAGGTCATGCAATTTGATGGTTATTTGAAAATTTGGCCTGAAAAAAGCAAGGAATTAAATTTGCCAAATGTGTCCGCGCACGAAATTTTAAAACTAAACGAATTAAAACCCGAACAACATTTTACCAAACCACCCGCTCGTTACTCTGATGCTGGCCTGGTCAAAAAAATGGAAGAATACGGCATTGGTCGTCCTTCGACTTATGCGCCAACTATTGCTACTATTGAAGCGCGTAATTATGTAGCGCGTGATGAGAATAAAAAACTCGAACCTACTGATATTGCCTTTGTCGTAACTGACATGCTAGTAAATCATTTTCACACCGTCATCGACTATCGCTTTACCGCTCAGATGGAACACGATCTAGACCGCATCTCCGAGGGTAAAATTGAATGGCAACCGGTAATCAAAGATTTTTACAACCCCTTCCATAGGAATTTAGAGGAAAAATCAGAAAATTTGAACAAGGATGATATTTCTCCTGTCGAAGAGTCGGACGAAATTTGTGAAAAATGTAATTCCAAAATGATAGTCAAAACTGGACGCTACGGCCGTTTTTTGGCTTGCTCCAATTATCCAACCTGTAAAAATATCAAAGGTATCGACAAAAAACCAGGCACGACCGCAAGTCCGGAAATGACTGAAAAAATGAAAGAGATGCAAGACAAATACAAAGACGAGAAATGTGAAAAATGCGGTGAACCGATGGCGGTCAAAACTGGTCGCTTCGGACCATTTCTAGCCTGCACTGGCTATCCAAAATGCAAGAACATCAAAAACACCGGCGACAGCAATTCCGGCACCGGCGTCACCTGTCCGAAATGTAGCACTGGCGAAATCGTCGCCAAAAAAAGTGCCCGTGGCATCTTCTATGCTTGCAACAAATATCCTGATTGTAAAAATGCTTACTATGGCAAACCGACCGGCGAGAAATGTCCAGACTGTGAAGGCTTATTGATCGAATGGAAAGAAGGCGCGGTTAAGTGCTCGACTAAAGGATGTAAGTTTAAGAAATAA